GAGCATTAATCGTAACGAAATTTGcatgttaaattataaatCTATCAGGACTATTTTGAATGTAATGTTTTACATCCTCCTCATTCACAAACCTTTCCCTTGAGAATGATATAATAGAGAAATCTATGACCAAGCATCAAGATctaatacacacacacactaaTAGACTAGATGCATAaagtgaaaaagaaaggaagggaaatgccaattttgtttttttgcttAAGTTTCACCAAATCAAGTAATTAAGACTGAAATTTTTAGATATAGAGTTTGAGCTTTAAAGATATCTTTGTCgtacattaattaattcatttcaTATACAATTTCAAATTCTGAGTTTCTGTCTAAACTCTATTATGACTTTGAAAAGATTTCATTAACTGCGTTTCACAAGTCTAATGAGAACACTCTTCTATTCACACTGAGTGGTGTCGACCGATGCCGTGCACCTAATAAGCTAAGATATTGTCTGTGATTTTGGGCATTGGGTCATGAGCAATCTTCAAGATTGTAAGGAGATGAAAGCAAGGACTTGGCAGCGAGCTGAGGCGGCGATGCTGGAAATCATAGGTAAGATTCAGCAAAGTATCACTTcggaagaggagaggaaatCCGTGATTGATTATGTGCAAAGGCTGCTCGAAGGTTACTTTGCTTGTAAGGTCAGTATTTGCTCTCGTGAGCTTGATACCTCATTTAAATTTCTAACTTCATAGTTAATAACATTGTAATTGGTAATGATGCAAATTTCATGCATGATTTTCTGTGCATGACCTGATTATGTTAAAATCTAGAAAAATACGAGCCTTCCATTTACTCTTGCAAGTAAGATGACTTGAAGTTAGGTATGTCAATCTATGAATGTGGCGGCTTGTAATGTAAGTTAAGTGAATAATGGATTGCTTTGTACTATGTAAGCAAATCTGATTTTACGAGGCTCCCATTTTTATGTGAAAATCTTGTTGATTCAGTAGtccatgcatgcatattttgtgACAAATGAGACATAATTTTACTAGATATCGGCTGAAAGTTCAAGGTTTTATTTCTGTTATGGGCATTCTTATTGTCAAAAGGATGCTTAATGATCAAGTACAGGAATGGTTTGTGAGCAATTTGACATGATCTGATTGATGAAAAGTACTCtgattaattttcataaaacgATATGTAGCACATAATAAATTCGCACGAAAAATTCTTGATGAGTGCCGTCTTTGACATTTTGGTTAGCAATGCACgggcttttttttctttttttttttttatgacgGACAAATCTGATTGAAAAAAGGCCCATGGGGGATTATAATTTATCTTTCATGTATCGACATCTATGCTTGTTGCAATCTAATGCAAATATGATTTAGTGAGAATTAGTGAAATATTTGGGATTTGGTGAATAGTTGAGGACTTGAAATCTTAATGTTGAAACCTAATGGactcaaaaaaaataatatatgtatatatatatatatatattacagaATTAATTGGTGCccaaattttctttcttttaattttttttttcattttcttttttatattcacCATGTACATTGGGTTTCAAATGGAACAGGCAAGTGTAATCAAATCTTAAATTTATGTATATCATCAAGCTTTTGATTAATCTTGCAGGTATTTGTATTTGGTTCGGTGCCCTTGAAGACGTATCTTCCTGACGGAGATATAGACTTAACCGTTTTTGGTGGTACGATTTCTCAAGAGGAACATTTTGCAGATAATGTTGTTCGTATTCTCAAAAGCCAACATCGGGACGAAGGGTCGACTCCCGAGTTTCCTGTAGAGGATGTTCAGTACATTGATGCCGAGGTTAGTTCTTTTTCTCCTAAGGCCAATCTTTCCATATAAAAGTCCACCCACCTTTCTTGGTGAATTGATTGTCCTAATGCTCATAGAAGTGCAAGAAAGCAGAAACGTACTATAAGATGCATCAAGTTTTAAAAGTCACGTTTCTATCATGTAATATTGTTGAGTATTTCTAACACGTAAATCATGTGATTCGACAATTCTACAATTCTACAGGCTGTGATGAGTTAAATCAGAACAAGCCACGGTCTTCAGCAATTGTTTGAATCCTGAAACTAACGTTTGTTCACCTGCAATATCATGTTTGGCATTAACTACAGCAGGAGCTTTCTTGTGGCAGGTGAAGCTTGTAAAATGCCTTGTCAATAAAGTTGTAGTCGATATCTCGTTCAACCAAGTTGGAGGGCTCTCCACTGTATGTTTTCTGGAGAAGGTCAGGCTTAATATGCTtctattacaaaactgattagGAATGCTTTTATTGGAGTTTCGATGAATTCGATTTACTACAcagttttattttctattgcCATATACGAAGAGTACGTCTCCATTGAAGAAACAGGATCAATTGTTTCGTTTTCTCTATCAAAACGAACATCTCACATAATGCAATCTAATGCTGTCCCAGGTCGATCGCCTCATTGGAAGGGACAATCTCTTCAAGAAAAGCATCATACTAGTGAAAGCATGGTGCTATTACGAGAGCCGGATACTCGGATCTCACTATGGCTTGCTTTCTACTTACGCCTTAGAGACGATGGTTCTATACATCTTCCAGATCTTCCATTCTTCCTTGGACAGTCCTTTGGCAGTACTTTCCAATTCCTGTTGGCTAGTGCCTTTACGATACGTATTGCACCGGACTAATTTCCAAGTCACGGTTTGTCAATGATTACACAGGTTTTGCAGAAGTTCTTGGATTATTACAGCAAGTTCAACTGGGAAAAGTACGGCGTCAGCTTGTTTGGTCCTGTTTGTGTATCCTCCCTTCCTGAACTCGTTGATGATTCTGCTGAAGAGCCATTGCTTAGTCAACAATTTCTCCATGAGTGCGTCGAGGCACTCTCAGTTCCATCAACAGCTCTCAGCGCTACCCCGCTGGCATTCACCCCGAAGCATCTTAACATAGTTGACCCCCTGAAAGAAAGCAACAACCTCGGCCGTAGCATCAGCAAAGGTGATTGTTTACTTAGTTTCTTACCTCTCTCGGTTTTGCTTAAGTAACACCCTTAGCCTTGTTCAGGGAATTCGGTCCGGATAAGGAGTGCTTTCTCATTAGGTGCTCTTAAGCTCGAGAAAGTTCTCTCCCAGCCCACAGAAAGCATCTTCCATGAACTCGGTGCGTTCTTCGGAAGGACACTGGATAGGCTAGGGGAGATGGAAGAGAACTCTAAACCGGGAAATCAATCTCCGCACAGCCATAATGAAGCTAAGAATTTTTCGATTGGGACTACAGATCTCAGAGGAGATTACGAGAGTCTGCTGAATAACCTGCAATTTGGACAGTGCTGTTACCGCTATGTGATCGCGCCCCCTGTCTCTGCCCAGTCACAGATAAGGAGCGCAAATGTTCTGGTACCGGGAGATGCTTTCTGCCTGATTGGGTCTCTCATTACATCGAAGCCGAGAGGAACAGGGGCATTCATTCCCAGCAACGTACAAAGTTTTCCTTCGCCGATCATCTGTTTTTAGACTGGTTCACAAGTTCAAATATCATGTCAGTATTTTCCTTCAATTTGCAGGACCATTCCCAGGCGTGGGAGGCTCGTATAAGgcaaaatgaagaaaaagagaaagggtCTGAAACATCCCAAGGAAACTACATAGGCCGTGGTCCGGAGTCCTGCTCGAAGCATCACCGGTCCACCTGTCCCGCTCCCAGGATGAGAGATAAATGGTACGGAAACTTTTTGATAGACATGGGATTTTATAGAATTGTCGGCTATTTTCTGCTGAACCTGAGGATCCTTTAAATCTGATCTGATGAGTTTTCTCTGTTGAAGCTGCAGGGTGCCTGCGAAAACCTACAATCTGGAAGACGAGGACGAGTTCCCGAGCCTGAgtacattgaaatagaaaacaaaACAATGAGCAGTCAGAAGTAATAGAACTAGTGAACAACCATACTACACTCTTTTGATTTGTGATGTAAAGAAAGTTTTTCAAGATTTATCGCTGCAGTTTTACAAAGTTTTTTGTAAGCAGTTAAAGATCTCAATTAGGTTAGTGCTTGGGTGTTGCCCTTGTGCTTGCGAAAATGCCTACTGCCGAATAGTTATTTCAAGCTCCTGATGAAGTATCAACTAAATAGAGTGATATTCCAGAAACAAGCTATCAAACGCAACAGCAGCACTTGACGGCTACTCTGATCATATCATCAATGAAAGGAGAAGCGGTTCTGAGATATTGTACAGAATCAGAATCAACAGTGACCAAATCTGACACACAAGCTTACTGCATCCTACACATGATATGCATTGAGGAAAGGCGGTCCATGAATTAGACCCGTGACTTGGAGCTGTTTGCCTTTCACCTTTGCTTAAAGTGAGTGGGCTTTTTTTGCGTCTTCGAGTGCCTCCAGTTCTTTCATCCATCCCTCAATATCTCTCTCCATTATCCGCATCTTCGCCTTTAGagctttaattttcttatcaaGATCGACGAGGGCAGGATTTTCACCTGTGGCAGTAAAATTTATTATCTCAGCCAAGACCTATGAAGCAACTTTTTTGATATGATGTTTTCGGTAAAATTACTGTGATTTCTGCAACATGGACATGTACCTTGGGGATCACACATTCGA
The sequence above is drawn from the Punica granatum isolate Tunisia-2019 chromosome 5, ASM765513v2, whole genome shotgun sequence genome and encodes:
- the LOC116207402 gene encoding uncharacterized protein LOC116207402 isoform X1, whose translation is MSNLQDCKEMKARTWQRAEAAMLEIIGKIQQSITSEEERKSVIDYVQRLLEGYFACKVFVFGSVPLKTYLPDGDIDLTVFGGTISQEEHFADNVVRILKSQHRDEGSTPEFPVEDVQYIDAEVKLVKCLVNKVVVDISFNQVGGLSTVCFLEKVDRLIGRDNLFKKSIILVKAWCYYESRILGSHYGLLSTYALETMVLYIFQIFHSSLDSPLAVLQKFLDYYSKFNWEKYGVSLFGPVCVSSLPELVDDSAEEPLLSQQFLHECVEALSVPSTALSATPLAFTPKHLNIVDPLKESNNLGRSISKGNSVRIRSAFSLGALKLEKVLSQPTESIFHELGAFFGRTLDRLGEMEENSKPGNQSPHSHNEAKNFSIGTTDLRGDYESLLNNLQFGQCCYRYVIAPPVSAQSQIRSANVLVPGDAFCLIGSLITSKPRGTGAFIPSNDHSQAWEARIRQNEEKEKGSETSQGNYIGRGPESCSKHHRSTCPAPRMRDKWVPAKTYNLEDEDEFPSLSTLK
- the LOC116207402 gene encoding poly(A) RNA polymerase cid14-like isoform X2 produces the protein MSNLQDCKEMKARTWQRAEAAMLEIIGKIQQSITSEEERKSVIDYVQRLLEGYFACKVFVFGSVPLKTYLPDGDIDLTVFGGTISQEEHFADNVVRILKSQHRDEGSTPEFPVEDVQYIDAEVKLVKCLVNKVVVDISFNQVGGLSTVCFLEKVDRLIGRDNLFKKSIILVKAWCYYESRILGSHYGLLSTYALETMVLQKFLDYYSKFNWEKYGVSLFGPVCVSSLPELVDDSAEEPLLSQQFLHECVEALSVPSTALSATPLAFTPKHLNIVDPLKESNNLGRSISKGNSVRIRSAFSLGALKLEKVLSQPTESIFHELGAFFGRTLDRLGEMEENSKPGNQSPHSHNEAKNFSIGTTDLRGDYESLLNNLQFGQCCYRYVIAPPVSAQSQIRSANVLVPGDAFCLIGSLITSKPRGTGAFIPSNDHSQAWEARIRQNEEKEKGSETSQGNYIGRGPESCSKHHRSTCPAPRMRDKWVPAKTYNLEDEDEFPSLSTLK